The following nucleotide sequence is from Salvelinus namaycush isolate Seneca chromosome 23, SaNama_1.0, whole genome shotgun sequence.
ttttccttcatcttgttcaactgttgccatgcacctgcaaaaaagtgccttttgaattcagaatacaagcctgaaacaatttataaagactgttgacatctagtgaaagccataggaagtgcaatttgagtcctaagtcatgAGATACTGTATAGGAATTTTATATaaaactacaaacataaaaaatcccacatcctggatggatttttcacaggtttttgcttgccatatcagttctgttatactcatagacattATTTCAACAGTTTCGggaaacttttgagtgttttctatccaactctaccaattaaatgcatatcatagcttctgggcctgagtaacaggcagtttactttgggcatgcttttcatccggaggtgaaaatagtgccccctaccctagtgaggttaatatTACgaatatttatttgaattgcgcgccctccaattagCGGCTTGTGTCCCGCTAGTGGAACAGTTAGCCCTAAATAActctaggcaagtcatttaataATAAAATCTTATTTACAAAGTCGGCCTACCTCAGAACTGTGAGCCGcacaatgggactcccaatcacaaccagatgtgatatagcctggaatcgaaccagggactgtagtgagacCTCTTGCACtgtaatgcagtgccttagactgctgcttCACTCGGGAGCCAAAAAAACAACTGCCAGAAGTGCAAACAActggcaaaggttggctactttgaagaacctcaaatataaaatatattgtttaacactcttttggttactacatgattccatatgtgttatttcatagttttgatgtcttcaatattattctaaaatgtaggaaatagtaaaaataaacaaaaagccTTGAATatgtagttgtgtccaaacttttgactggtactgtctgttgaagtgtgtcaaatatgtttgaaaacactatgttaaaagcactgtgtgggCTTGTCCCTAGGATTACCAAAAGACAAAGAGctggatcagtggttcaccaatcagggccttgcAACAGTAACAAGAGGTGATGTGAATCAGTGGGTCACCAATCAGGGCCTTCTTTGCAACCATCAGGTTACTTCCCCGGGACAAACCGTGAGCTGGACAAAAACCTTGTCTATGATGAGATAAGGAGTTGGGATACTGACAGAGGCTGGGCTACGTTGCTAATATGAGCAAACAGTGGATAGATAAGTGCAGACTTCTGACATTGtggaaataaaaatgtatatgtGTCATGCTAAACcagatgttttttttgtgtgacaATTTCAACACACACGTAAAATAATAGaacaattattatttatttcaaacCCATACTTGTTCTATTGTTTTATGTATGTGTTTAAATTGTCATACAAAAAAACATGTGGAGGCATGACAGATacatttttaattattttttgttTGAAATATAAAGTAATTATTCTATTGTTTTATGTACGAGTTTAAATTGTCAAATTAAAAAAACCTATGGAAAAAGCATGATGATATGATGTGTTATATCCACAATGTCAGAAACCTGCACTTATCTATCCACTGCTTGCTCATATTAGCAGCATAGCCCAGCCTCTGTCACtatcccacctccctctctcatcctgtacCCCGGGGAAACAATAAACACTAGAACCACATCCTACTCGTTGAGAGGGAGTGTATGGGCAGTTCCAGCGTCTTAGGGGGCACTTTCACCTCTATAAAAGAGGAACCCTTTTGTCTGCCCTCACAGACACAGCTGCCCTGCTGAAGGCTGGCATGGCACTGAGAACAGACGTGGTTCTACAGctgctggtggtggtgatgaggGGTATGGCTGCTCCAGCCCCAATCTGCTCTCTGCTGGGCCAACCCGCTCTGCCTCTCCTGTCTGCCGAGGGGGACATCAACATTGGGGCAGTGTTCCCTCTACATAGGAATGCCCTCTTCAAGGTCCATTCGTTCACCTCCAGACCAGAGAAAACACCCTGTATCAGGTAGGTGTTGAAAAAAACTGTCTTTGGGAACTTTTAGCTGTTTTGGAATATTTCTCATCAAGATAGATTTTTTTTGTCTCTCACTGAAATTAGGCACGATGCTTAATAACAGTATTGTAGATGATCTGTGCATTTATTTTTGGACAAAACAAGTATACAAACTGTTTCTGTTATACTAAACACTACTCAACTCGTCTCGACTGAGTATATCAGTTTTGCTGGCGTATGTGATTGTGGCATATGCGATTCCTGGCTTCAACTAACTTATTTTTTGGTTTGTTACCGCTGTCCAGTTTCAGCCAACGTGAGTTCCAGTTTGCACAAACCTTGATCTTTGCCCTGGAGGAGATCAACAACAGCAGTGATCTGCTCCCAGGACTGTCTCTGGGTTACCAGGTCTATGACTCCTGTAGCTATGCCCCCCTGGCCATCCACTCAGCCCTGGCCCTGATGAACAGCCCTGGGCCTGAGGACAGCCTGGGAGACCCCTCCTCCTGCTCCAGATCTCCCGCCGTGTTGGGTATTGTAGGGGAGTCAAGCTCCACATCCACCATCGGAATATCATCCCTGGTCGGACCATTCAGCATCCCTGTGGTGAGACACCTTCTGGTTTGGGCTCTTTAgaggtagtataatcaatgtcaGCTATGTATGAAAGATCAATTCAAATCTTCCCGTTTCTTCCACACAGATCAGCCACTTTGCCACCTGTGCTTGTCTGAGTAACAAAAAAAAGTTCCCCTCCTTCTTCAGAACCATCCCCAGTGACTTCTACCAGAGCAGAGCCCTGGCAAAGCTGGTCAAACACTTTGGATGGAACTGGGTGGGAGTGGTGAACAGCAACAATGACTATGGAAACAACGGCATGGCCACATTCATGGAGGCAGCGTGGCATGAAGGGGTCTGTGTAGAGTACCAAGAGTCCATACACCGCACAGACCCCCGAGAGAAGCTCCTGGAAACCGTCAGGGTGATCAGGAAGGCCACAGCCAGGGTGGTGGTACTGTTCATGGGCTTGGGGGACATCGTCCCCCTGATGAATGAGATGGCCCTGGAGGGAGACCCAGGGCTGCAGTGGGTGGGCAGCGAGGCCTGGATCACAGCCAGACTGCTGGCGGAGAACAAGGCCTACGGCTTCCTGAGGGGGGCGGTGGGCTTTGCCATCAGGAATGCCAGGCTGGATGGTCTGGAGGGGTTCCTAGACAAGGTGCACCCCTCCCAGGCGCCAGACAACCTCCTGCTCAGGGAATTCTGGGAGACTGTGTTCCAGTGCTCCTTCGAGGGGGGCAGCAGCACGCTGTGCACAGGAACAGAGAGTTTAGCAAAGCTGAACAACCAATACACTGACGTGTCAGAGCTGAGAATACCCAATAAAGTGTACACAGCTGTATATGCCATTGCACACGCTCTACACAACCTACTGACTGACTTAAAGAATGACACAGACAGCGGCAACAGACCAGTCTACACACCACAACAGGTGAGCAAGCTCCAGAATCAACAAAACATAAATAACATATTAAAtgaatcatctctctctctctctttctctctcgctctcttgctctctcgctctctctctctctcgctctctcgctctctcgctctctctctgtctctctccatgttgtTGAGCAGGTGCTACAGTACCTGAAGGAGGTGAGGTTTAGAGtaaagacaggagaggagatcTGGTTCGATGCTAATGGAGATGTGGTGGCGTGCTACGAGCTAGTGAACTGGCAGCAGGAGGAGAATGGGACCCTGCAGTTCCATGCTGTGGGGCTGTATGATTCTTCGATGCCCCCTGAACAGCGCATTACCTTCAACAAGGGAAAACTGGTCTGGGCAGGGGGCCAGGCAGAGGTAGGACTAAATACATGTTGACTATGTTGCAAAAGCATAACACATGCAAACCTCAAACCACTACAAATGTAAAACATGCATtctataatgtttacataatccACAGTCTATCATTTCTGCACGTTTATTCATATAAAATGCACCAATATTCAGACGTGTTGTATTTCTCTACAGGCACCTGCAGCAGTGTGCAGTGAGAGCTGTCCCACAGGCACTCGTAAGGCTGTACAGAAAGGAAAGCCTGTATGCTGTTATGACTGTGTACCATGTGCGGAGGGAGAGATCAGTAATATCACAGGTAATATATAATGCATTTAGGGCTACCTGCAAtactttcaagctctgtcactgCCCAACAAGACTAATAGATGTGGAAAAACACATGACACAGTGATTCATGGAATGAATGACGTTCTAATCTCCTTACAGATTCTAACGGCTGCTATCGATGTGACTTGGAGTATTGGTCAAATGAAAAAAGGGACCGCTGTGTGTTGAAACCAGTTGAATTCCTCTCCTATGAAGAAATGATGGGCATAGTTCTGGTGTTTTTCTCCTTACTGGGGTCTGGTGTTACTACTCTGGTAGCTGTTGTGTTTTCAGTTCATAAGGACACCCCCATCGTCAGGGCCAACAACTCTGAGCTGAGCTTCCTGCTGCTTTTCTCCTTGACTCTGTGTTTTCTGTGTTCTCTTACTTTCATTGGCCGGCCCTCTGAGTGGTCCTGTACGCTGCGCCACACAGCGTTTGGCATCACCTTCGTCCTCTGCATCTCTTGTGTTCTGGGGAAAACAATAGTGGTGTTGATGGCCTTCAGGGCTACACTTCCAGCCAGTAATGTCATGAAATGGTTTGGTCCTCCACAGCAGAGACTCAGTGTTCTGGCTTTCACTCTCATACAGGTTCTGATCTGTGTTCTTTGGTTAACAGTCTCCCCTCCTTTCCCCTACAAGAACATGAAGACCTATAAGGAAAAGATCATTCTAGAGTGTGATGTGGGTTCAGCTATTGGTTTCTGGGCTGTGTTGGGGTATATAGGACTCCTGGCTCTCTTGTGCTTTGTGCTGGCTTTTCTGGCTCGAAAGCTGCCTGATAACTTCAATGAGGCCAAATTCATCACCTTCAGCATGCTCATATTCTGTGCGGTCTGGATCACCTTTATCCCAGCTTATGTCAGCTCTCCTGGGAAGTTCACTGTAGCTGTGGAGATCTTTGCTATTCTGGCCTCCAGTTTTGGTTTACTTTTCTGCATATTTGCTCCTAAATGTTTCATTATATTGCTGAGGCCAGAGCAAAACACCAAGAAACATATGATAGGGAAGACATCCAATGACAAACGATATTAAAGAAACATATTTTAGGAAAGGCGTCAACCAAAGCCCTTTAGGATGGATACTGACCATTGACCTATTCAAAGTCTTTCtataataaacacagacacatcaTTTCAAAGTCAGTCATGGGTTAACCACATCCCCAGGGTCAAATGATACCAAAAAATAGAGCCTGTAAACACTGTGCAAAGAAGTGGGACTTGAAAGGGGAAGCGTTCAAatcaagacaggagagagagatcctGCTACAGTTTGACTTTGAAAACTGCAGAAAATCTCACAATGATCATATTACTTTTAGGACGCCCCAACTGATTCAGAGTTTTggcatatacatttttttattatttgcACCTTTCTTTTATCAGGTAAGGTAGTTCAgatcaagttctcatttacaacggcGACCTGGCCAGGATTAAGCAAAGCAGCGCGACACAatcaacaacacagttacacatggaataaacaaacatggagtcaataatacaatacagtgtgtgcaaatgaggtaggataagggaggtagggcaataaataggccatagtggcggaataattacaatatagcaattaaacactggagtgatagatgtgcagatgatgaatgtggaagtagagatactggggtgcaaaagagcaaaatatGAAGGTTACATGTGAGAACTAGGTGCATACTTTCTGATTTCCTGAACTCACTTACTTGTTTAGCCGAATTCGTTTGTAGAGGGAAGGTTCTAAGGGTTTTGTTGGACGGTGAAGGACTGAGATATCAGCCAATGTAAATCCGCTCCTGCCATGGACTCCATTCCTGTCTCTTCATGAGACATTGTGAGAGACGGTTCGAAAGAGAAAGAGCCTCCTGGTGAACAAGATCTTTAATGGGTACCTAGATGTTCAATAAGTCCAATAAGTCCTGAACAAACATCCAACAGCACATTATGCCAAGCAGCCATATCTACATGGGTGTGGTCGCACATTATGAAAGTCATGACAATAATGAAGCAGAAAGAAAATCTCATTTTTTGACATAGCCGATGTTTCTCACTGCTCTACCCCAGCGGCCACTGACAGCCTGGTGTGCTTCCACAGGCCCCCTCAGTGACCCCCTCAGTGACTGCTGCTGTCCAGTCCAGGTCCAGATCAGGAGCCCACACACAAGCCCCTTACTGAGCCTCTGTCTCACAGGCCTGCTCTGGACAAGCATGGTCTACTATCTCATAAAAAACAACATTGACTTCTTAAACCTCTCCTCATAGGCCTGTGGGCCACAACCCATTGTGTGTCAATACATCAATGGGCATGTGGTATTCATACCACCATCAACACAAAGCAAGGTCTCAGTGAAATGTGTTATAATTCATATATGTCTGTACTGcatgtatggtgtaatgtattGGCTTCCCTTCATGTAATATTACAGTGGTTGTCATAAGCAATTCAGCTGTCTAATATATCTTGATCTCCAGTCTTACTTGAATTATCACAATGCTAGAGACAgacacaaataaataaaaaaactagaATGGTAATTTTCTATGAATTGTGTGACTTGCTTCAGCTGGCCAAATGTATTTGTATGTAGTAGTAGAAACAATAGTaatagtaaatcaaatcaaatcaaatgttattagtcacatgaaTACAACTGGtctggaccttacagtgaaatgtttacttatgagcccataaccaacaatgcagtttaaagaaatacagctaagaataagaaataacagtaacaagtaattaaagagcagcagtaaaataacaatagcgagactatatacaggggggtacaggtacagagtcaatgtgtggggacaCCCGTTAGTTGAGctaatatgtacatgcaggtagagttattaaagtgactatgcagagaTGATGACAACATCGGTGTAAAATAGGGTTATCTTATGGAGACCAAAGAACACTTTTGGAACTCTATTTTTTCCTgggagtggtagtagtagtagaggtagtagtagtagtagtagtagtagtagtagtagtagtagtggtagtagtagtggtagcagtactagtggtagtaggcctagtggtagtatgCTTAGCGGTAGTAGTTGTGGAAGTAGGCCTAGTTGTAGTAGACC
It contains:
- the LOC120018714 gene encoding extracellular calcium-sensing receptor-like, encoding MRGMAAPAPICSLLGQPALPLLSAEGDINIGAVFPLHRNALFKVHSFTSRPEKTPCISFSQREFQFAQTLIFALEEINNSSDLLPGLSLGYQVYDSCSYAPLAIHSALALMNSPGPEDSLGDPSSCSRSPAVLGIVGESSSTSTIGISSLVGPFSIPVISHFATCACLSNKKKFPSFFRTIPSDFYQSRALAKLVKHFGWNWVGVVNSNNDYGNNGMATFMEAAWHEGVCVEYQESIHRTDPREKLLETVRVIRKATARVVVLFMGLGDIVPLMNEMALEGDPGLQWVGSEAWITARLLAENKAYGFLRGAVGFAIRNARLDGLEGFLDKVHPSQAPDNLLLREFWETVFQCSFEGGSSTLCTGTESLAKLNNQYTDVSELRIPNKVYTAVYAIAHALHNLLTDLKNDTDSGNRPVYTPQQVLQYLKEVRFRVKTGEEIWFDANGDVVACYELVNWQQEENGTLQFHAVGLYDSSMPPEQRITFNKGKLVWAGGQAEAPAAVCSESCPTGTRKAVQKGKPVCCYDCVPCAEGEISNITDSNGCYRCDLEYWSNEKRDRCVLKPVEFLSYEEMMGIVLVFFSLLGSGVTTLVAVVFSVHKDTPIVRANNSELSFLLLFSLTLCFLCSLTFIGRPSEWSCTLRHTAFGITFVLCISCVLGKTIVVLMAFRATLPASNVMKWFGPPQQRLSVLAFTLIQVLICVLWLTVSPPFPYKNMKTYKEKIILECDVGSAIGFWAVLGYIGLLALLCFVLAFLARKLPDNFNEAKFITFSMLIFCAVWITFIPAYVSSPGKFTVAVEIFAILASSFGLLFCIFAPKCFIILLRPEQNTKKHMIGKTSNDKRY